In bacterium, the genomic stretch TAGAGCAGGGGGAAGAGAAAGATCCATACCAGGTCGACAAAATGCCAGTACAACCCGGTGACCTCGACCCGGTTGGTGAACCGTCCCGGCTCGCGCTTCCACATTCCCGGCCCGGTGATCAACAGATAGGCCATGACCACCATGCCGCCGAGCACATGCAGCCCATGCAGACCGGTGAGCGTAAAGTAGATCCCCAGAAAGGTGTCGTTGGACGGATAGAGATGGTGCGAGAACTTGGCGCCATACTCGATCGCCTTGATCACCATGAAGCCGCAGCCGCACAGGAACGTCAACAGCAGGTACAGCCGGTGCGCGGCGA encodes the following:
- a CDS encoding cytochrome c oxidase subunit 3, which produces MQIPYSVDPRADTGLYNGKLGIWLFLASEVMLFGALFSSYVLLRVGAATWPHGADILNVPLATVNTMVLITSSVTMVMAWASLKMGRFAAHRLYLLLTFLCGCGFMVIKAIEYGAKFSHHLYPSNDTFLGIYFTLTGLHGLHVLGGMVVMAYLLITGPGMWKREPGRFTNRVEVTGLYWHFVDLVWIFLFPLLYLL